CACTTTTTCAGGAACTGGTCACAATCTGCAACGAATCGCAGCTCTGAATGACTCCTTGAACCATGTACTTGCTTTGGTGGTGTTCTTATCAATAATTCGGTTCTTAAAGTTGTTGAGGTTCAACCAAAGAATGCTCCTTCTCTCCAAGACCCTGAAAACAGCCGGCTTCAACCTGATCAGTTGCCTCATCGTGATGTTCTTGGTGGTCCTACAGTTTTCTCATTGCGGGGTCCTGCTTTTCTACATCCGTTTCAAAGATTTCAAAACCCTTGCTAATGCTTTGGGTCTTCTGTTAACAATCAGTGTTGGGAAATTTCCCAGCTCGAATCGTCTTGATATATCGGATCGCGTTGTCCTTGCCTTCCTGATTTCATTTGCTCTGTTCAATATGATCGTGCTCATGAACATCTTCATCGCAATCATCAATGAAGGATTTGCACGGGCCAAGGAAGATActatgaaaaagaaaaactacTTTGAAATGCTTGATTATCTTGTCAGACGCTTGAAGGACAGAGCTATCAAGGTCGGTCTACTGAAAGATGGTGAGTAAAATCGAatacacacacatgtactgtTTATATTGTTACAATTATGTCCAGTTCACAGTTACTGATTTACCTTGTCCGTGCTGACAGACACActcatatctatctatctatctatctactatctatttatctatatatgcatatatatatatatatatatatatatatatatatatatatatatatatatatatatatatatatatatatatatatatatatatatatatatatatatattagattgAGATTTTCCCACCTTTTGGTAAAACATAAACCACCATATAAGCCACGTCGAATCGTGTTTGAAAACCatcataatttgtttttttgattTACCAGCAAagatctgttacttaagtttcatgcatcctgcaatcttcagacagaagaagagaaatgaaaggattcttagctcaaCACTCtcatatatataattaaataatgtttgttttagtggcgacattttgaaaccaactcagagcgtttgtttaacaggcTGAGCGTAGAGTTTGTCAGAGTTGATAATGTGTAGCTATATATTTTATAAGGTTTCATACATATATGAATTCAATTTTTCGAACGCGTGATTTCTTTGGTTTTTTTAACTTGAAAATTCAGGAAAGCAAGTACAGAAATTGGATGACGATTTTGAAGATTCTGTGAAAGCGACTCAGAAGAAGCTAGATAAAATAGATGAAATCATCGGAAAGTGGCTCCGCAGCCCAAAAAGGGATATGCTGCAGTAATTTATCCTGCTTGTTACGAAAACCCACCGTTAACCACATCGTTTCAGTGAAATTatgattcaaatattcattgttTCTGCTTATTGGTCTCTTGTCGTGAAAATGAAATGGAAGATGAAGATAACGGAATCCTCGATGAGCCTAAAAGTTCCAACTATAGCTACAGGCGGCTTTGCTTACCACAGAATGACGGAGGACAA
This genomic window from Ptychodera flava strain L36383 chromosome 10, AS_Pfla_20210202, whole genome shotgun sequence contains:
- the LOC139142300 gene encoding polycystin-2-like, translating into MLLLSKTLKTAGFNLISCLIVMFLVVLQFSHCGVLLFYIRFKDFKTLANALGLLLTISVGKFPSSNRLDISDRVVLAFLISFALFNMIVLMNIFIAIINEGFARAKEDTMKKKNYFEMLDYLVRRLKDRAIKVGLLKDGKQVQKLDDDFEDSVKATQKKLDKIDEIIGKWLRSPKRDMLQ